A single region of the Geobacillus subterraneus genome encodes:
- a CDS encoding diacylglycerol kinase, producing the protein MKRARIIYNPTSGRELFKRHLPDVLVRLEKAGYETSCHATEGPGDATEAARQAVLREFDLVVAAGGDGTINEVVNGIADQPHRPTLGVIPVGTTNDFARAIGVPRSIEGACDVIATGEPVPIDIGCVTNEDKTRYFINIAGGGRLTELTYEVPSKLKTMLGQLAYYLKGIEMLPSIKATEAQIEYDGKLFEGEIMMFLVSLTNSVGGFEKLAPDSSLNDGLFDFIIVKKTNLAEFIRLVTLAARGEHINDPHVIYTKANRVKVHSPMQLNLDGEFGGMLPGEFVNLRRHIDVLMPKEKAEQVRTGR; encoded by the coding sequence ATGAAACGAGCTCGAATCATTTATAACCCGACATCAGGGCGGGAGCTGTTTAAGCGCCATTTGCCTGATGTGCTCGTGCGGTTGGAAAAGGCGGGCTATGAAACGTCGTGCCACGCCACCGAAGGGCCGGGGGATGCGACGGAAGCAGCGCGCCAGGCCGTCCTGCGGGAATTTGATCTCGTTGTCGCCGCAGGGGGCGACGGAACGATCAATGAAGTCGTCAACGGCATCGCCGATCAGCCGCATCGGCCGACACTGGGCGTCATTCCCGTTGGGACGACGAACGATTTCGCCCGCGCCATCGGCGTGCCCCGTTCGATTGAAGGGGCGTGCGACGTGATCGCCACGGGCGAGCCCGTCCCGATTGACATCGGCTGTGTGACGAACGAAGACAAAACGCGCTATTTCATCAACATCGCGGGCGGCGGGCGCCTGACCGAGCTCACCTACGAAGTGCCGAGCAAGCTGAAAACGATGCTTGGCCAGCTCGCCTATTACTTGAAAGGGATCGAGATGTTGCCGTCCATCAAGGCGACCGAAGCGCAAATCGAGTATGACGGCAAACTGTTCGAAGGCGAGATTATGATGTTTTTGGTTTCGCTCACGAACTCGGTCGGCGGGTTTGAAAAACTGGCACCCGATTCATCATTGAATGACGGCCTGTTCGATTTTATCATCGTCAAGAAAACGAACTTGGCCGAATTCATCCGCCTTGTCACCCTCGCGGCGCGCGGCGAGCACATCAACGACCCGCACGTCATTTACACGAAAGCGAACCGGGTAAAAGTGCACTCGCCGATGCAGCTGAACTTAGACGGCGAATTCGGCGGCATGCTTCCAGGGGAGTTCGTCAATTTGCGCCGCCATATTGACGTATTGATGCCAAAAGAAAAGGCAGAACAAGTGAGAACAGGAAGATAA